CTTTCGCAGTAGCCGTATGAACTTCCATTTAGTACTATCAAAAAATCATTAAATTTTAAATGATTGCTTAAATTTCTCTGCTAAAGGCCAGCTTAAGAAATTATCCAGTATAAAAATGCGGTAACAGATACCTGAGCGAGTACTTTCTGTAAATGTTTTAATGCCGTTGAAAGTTGATTTTTCACAGTCTGTTCTGCTAATCCGAGCTTTTCAGCAATTTCCTTAATACTCAGCTCTTCTACCCTGCTCATTTGATAGATTTCCTTTACCCTTGGTGATAGCTCATTGAGCGACTTTTCAATAGTATCTTCCAGCTCTTTCAGATATATCTTTTGTTCAATACTATTATGATAAGCATAACGCAAATATTTTAACCCATCGGCATATTCTTCACGGGTAATGTTCTTTCTGATCTTATCGATAATACGGTGACGAACTAATAAATATAAATACGTCTTTAGGCTTGAACTGATAGCCAGTTGTTTTCTATTTTCCCAGAGCTTCACAAACAGATCATGTATAAGATCTCTTGCATCCTCTAAGCTATATAATTTTGAGCAGGCAAAGCCGGCCATATTTTCCGCGTAACGGCTATAGATTTCCGCAAAAGCAGACTCATCATCACCTTTAAGAAGTTCAATTAATGCAAAGTCGTCTAATTGTGTGTATATCGCCATTATTGAGAAGGCTAATGTACAAATCAGCTATTAGGAATGCAACTCTATAAAAAGGTTTAGGAATAGTTTGATTTACAACTATATTATCAGTTTTTTATATCTTTATAAGCATATAATTAGTCATCATTGACACTAAAGAGTACATAAAATGATTAAAATATTAAGAACAGACTCAGAAAACACAGACTTTGTTAAACTTATTAAGTCTCTTGATGAACATCTGGCAGAAAAACATGGCGATGATCATCTTTTTTATGATCAATTTAATAAAGTTGACCAGATTAAGCATGTTGTTGTTGCTTATGAGAATGATGAGGCAATTGGCTGTGGTGCAATTAAGCAGTATGCTCCGGATACAATGGAAGTTAAAAGAATGTATACTTCCCCAGTTGCCAGAGGTAAAGGTATTGCAACAAATATCTTAACTGAATTGGAGATATGGGCAACTGAGCTGGCCTATGAAAAGTGCATTTTGGAAACTGAAAAAAGACAAGTTGGAGCTATAGAACTTTATAAGAAAAATGGTTATCAAATCATTCCAAATTACGGTCAGTACGCTGAGATTGAAAACAGTGTATGCTTTGAAAAAGAGATGATCCATATCTTTTAACAGGATGAATTATCTACTGCTGGATTGGTTTTTCACCTTACTTCATTTAATAATTATTGGCTTTAATTTATTGGGATGGATATGGCAGGCTACAAGAAAGCTACATCTTATGGTAGTTGCGCTGACTTTAGGCTGCTGGTTAATTCTGGGCATCTGGTACGGATTAGGCTATTGTCCGATTACAGACTGGCAATGGCAGATTAAGGAAAAACTAGGTGAAGTTAATCTGCCAAATTCTTTTATTAAATACTATGCTGACAAGATTTCCGGGCAGGATATTTCTTCTTCATTTATCGATATAGTAACCGGGGTTAGTTTTGCGCTGGCAGTAATACTTACTATATATATGAATTTTATTAAGAGGAAACGTATTTAGCACTCAAATGCTCATGTATTAATTGTGGTCGGTTAGTGATCGTAGTTGGAAGGGTGTTGGAAGGGTACGGGACCCTTCCAACACCCTTCCAACTACGATCACTAATACATGTTGAATAATACTTCTTTACCTTTATCAAGTAAAAAATAGTAAATGTGTGGCGTTTGTTCCTTTTTAAAATAATCTCTTTAAGATCAATTGTCCTTCTTCCCAGAGTCCCAGATTCGAATCTGAATTGATATGACCGTTCAGCCCGATATTAATGAACTCACTTCCCCATTGCGCTGCAAAATAACCAGCTCTTTGCACATCAACATAAGGATCATTCTCACTTGTGATAACGATGGAAGGAAAAGGTAGTTTTGTAATAGGTATCGGAGAAAAACTTCTTACAGAATCAGGCGTATGCGCCGGAGAATCAACATCTGCCGGAGCTACAAGCAAAGCCCCTTTAATATGAGAATTAGTATATTTAACTGCCCAATGTGCCACTAAAGAGACAGCAAGACTGTGGGCAACTAAAATAACAGGGCTGTCTAATTTTAAAAGTGTTGTATTTAACTGTCCGAGCCATTTATCAAGTTCTGGTTCATCCCAGTTTTCCTGTTCAAGCCGGGTTGCATTAGTGAAGCTTTTTGCCCAAAAGCTTTGCCAGTGCTTTTCTCCGGAACCGCCCAGTCCTGGCATAATCAATATTTTTGTTTCCATTATTCAGTCATAGAAATTCCTGAGTCCGAAATTATAAATTAGATTTTTGAATTATTATATTCATGAACAAGCTTCTCTATCGCTTTAAATGTAAAAGATTTGATCTGACTATAATTTTGTGATACTTTATCATTATCCGCCAGCATATCTTTTAATAGTTCTTTACGCTCTTTTCTTGTTTTACTACCAGCGCTTACCACATTATTATATTTAATAGAAGTAAGCTGAGAACTATCTTTCTCTATGAACCAGCTCGTATACTCAACGTTTGGAATTCCTCCTGTAACTACAATAGAGCTAATTGCACTGGTTACATCAAGTGCATTATCCATCTGCTTACCGAAAGTATGGGATTTGTACTCATACAATTTTATTTTTCCATCTGCTATACATTTTAGCCAGGAAGCATTTTCAGGTATAGCCATTTTTTTCGCTAAATCCCGCGGGACAAAACCCGGGAGTATCTTACTGCGGTAAAGCACTTTATTTTTCGCATTGTAATAAGCGATATATAAGTTTGGATCTAACTTATAACTAGTATCTGCTGTAATCAGTTTTACTCCGCCAATTAAGTAATTGGCTTTAATTCTGCCATATATGGTATCATTAGTTTTAGTTACTACATAACTTTTATCTTTCATTGGTGAAGCAGCGCTCGCTGAAAGTCCCAATATCAATAACGGAAATACTATAAGTGATTTAATAGGCATAATTGAATGTTTTTAATCGGTTAAAGATATATAAAAGACAGAAGATCGTTTTAGCTATTCACTGAACAGCTATACATTTTTTGTAAAATTTACTGTTTTTGAAATGGTATACGTTTGTGCATTCGCAGCCACAGCACCCGTTAAAAAATTAATAAAATAAGGGATTCCATTTTCATACACGCAAGTTAACCGGAAAAATTCAGACTAAAATAACATTTTACACTAAATAAATATTAAAACCCAACCTATTGAAGTAAATTTATCGAATGGATAAAATCGTCGTATTTGAAACATTCTATAATCCTATAGAAGCAAACATTGTAAAATCAAGATTAATGGATGCGGAAATTCAGTGTTTTTTATCTGATGAAAATACAATTATTATGAACCCTTTATATACACAAGCCCTGGGCGGTGTTAAGCTTCACCTTTTTGAAAGAGACGTTGAGTTGGCCAGAATTATATTAGGAGAAACAATCCCGGTTTTAGAAACAACAGATGAAGAAGAGGGAGAATATGTTTGCCCTAAATGCGGATCTCACAACGTTGGTTACGTCCAGGCAACTAAAAGACGATTTGGTATTTTGACGATGCTGATTTCAATAGCCTTTTTTATTTATCCATTCCATGTGAAGAAAGTTCATCACTGTTTTAACTGTCTCCATGAGTATTAAGCTATACCAGAAAATCACACCGAACTAAAGCGCTCCTGAATATTTTCCAGGAGCACTTCCGAAAAACGATCCTTACATCGGCTGTAAAGTGGGCCTGATTATAATTTCACTCGTATCTACATCTTCTGGTTGGCCTATAGCATAAGCAATGGCATTGGCAATACTTATTGCTGGAATAGACATTTTTCTCATTTCGTCTATTGATGTTTTTACTTGTTCTACAGAAATCGTATTCGACAATTCACTTTCTGTAAGTCCTGGAGAAATGATCGTTGTACGAATATTATAAGGTTTTACTTCCTGCCTGAATCCCTCACTAATTGCACGCACCGCAAATTTTGTAGCAGAATATACAGCGGAAGTTGGCGCGACGATGTGTCCGGCTACCGAGGATACGTTAATTACCTGTCCTGATTTTTGCGCTTTAAAATAAGGCAAAACAGCTGCGATCCCATGCAACACACCTTTTATATTGACATCAATCATCTGATCCCACTCGTCAAATTTCAGACTTTCAAGTAATGACAAAGGCATTACTCCTGCATTGTTTACAATTACATCTACTTTACCGAATTCTTGTACTGTATCTTTAACCAGGTTTTCCAGATCTATCCTATTGCTCACATCGGTACGACGTGCAATGGCTTGCCCTCCATTGGTTTCAATCGCTCTTACCAGTTCTTCCAGTTTATCCATACGCCTGGCGCCCAAACTGACGATAGCTCCCTGTTCACTCAACTTTTTAGCTGTGGCCAGCCCAATGCCACTACTAGCCCCTGTAATCACTATTACTTTTCCTGAAATGTTAGTATTCATTTTATGCAAATTTTAGCTAACAAATGTCGGTGGTAAAAACTACAGCGGATTTTCTCTAAGGCTCAATTTTCACTTGCTGTACAGTTCAGTAAATGAGCCGTATAGCAAGTGAAAATTGAGCCTTAGAGAAAACTAGAATCCAAATAAAGAGATGAAATTTGTTGATATTATAAAGCATAGCAACATGAACAAAACAATTTTAATAACAGGAAGCAGTAGCGGTATTGGCAAAGCGACGGCAATATTTTTTGCAGAACAAGGCTGGAAAGTTATTGCAACAATGCGCAAGCCAGAACAGGGAACAGAATTGAGTGCATTGAAAAACATATGGGTACATCCATTGGATGTACTTGACCCGGTAAGCATTCAGAAAGCCGTTAATGAGGGTATTGAACGTTTTGGTAAAATAGACGTTCTGGTCAATAATGCCGGATATGGTGCCTATGGTCCATTAGAGGTTTTTGAACGTGAAAATATTATCCGTCAGTTTAATACCAATGTTATTGGCTTGCTGGATGTCACTAAAGCGGTATTACCACACTTCAGGGCAAATAAAGATGGAATCATCATCAACATATCTTCTATGGGGGGAAAATTAACCTTTCCATTTGGAGCCCTATATCACGGAACAAAATTTGCAGTAGAAGGAATATCAGAGTCTCTGAGTTTTGAGGTAGCCGCATTTGGTGTAAAGGTCAAAATTATTGAGCCAGGTGCCACGGCTACTGATTTTGCAGGAAGATCATTTGATTTTAAAAACGATGAAAGTATAGATGAGTACCAGGGATTAATGAGCAGACTTATGAAAATGCTAAACGAGATTGGTGAAAATAGCGTACCGGCCCGTGTAGTTGCTGAAAAGATCTACGAAGCTGCAACAGATGGCAGCGACAAATTACGCTACCCTGCTACTCCGGATGCCGTAGCTTTATTGGAAAAACGTGACCAGGAAGGCGACGATGTTTTTATCACAGATTTCAAAAAACAACTGGGCTTACTATAAGTCTTTGCGAACCTTAAAATTATATAACTAATTTACCACGAACAATTAAAAAGTCTTCACAATGAATTTGGACGAGATTAACTTTGGAAACGCTTTTCTCTACTCTTGCTATGTTGACAAAGCTTTAGGTCATGAACAGTTTGTATCTGAACATGTCATATCCTACCAGATTTCCGGAGAAACGCATATAGACCATCAAAATGGTGTAATCATCCTGAGAGAAGGACAAGTATTGATTTCCCACCGGCATCAACTGGCTAAAGCTTTCAAACATCCCGCCAGGAATAAGGAATACCGATCGCTTTCTGTCATGCTGCACACCGAAAGACTAAGGAAATTTGGTATAGACCATCATTGTGCTTTAGATAAAAAATATAATGGAGTGCCTAATATAGTATTAAGCTCCAACCCTTTTCTGGATGGTTTTTTCCAATCCTTAGTGCCTTATGTAAAACAAAACAAACTTGTAAGTGCACAAATGGAAACCATAAAAGTGAATGAGATCCTCACTTTGCTGCTGGAAACGAATCCTGAGCTCCAAACTTTTCTGTTTGATTTTTCTGAGCCTTTTAAAATCAATCTCGAAGAGTTTATGCTAAATAATTACCAGTACAATGTGCCTATTGAAAACTTTGCCAAACTTACAGGGCGAAGTCTGGCCAGCTTTAAACGGGATTTTCAGAGAATTTTTGAGAGTCCCCCACGTAAATGGCTGAAAGAAAAAAGACTTTCTGAAGCTTATTACCTTATTAAAAAAAACAACAGAAACCCACAGATATTTATCTTGAGCTGGGCTTCGAAAATCTTTCACACTTTTATTCATCTTTTAAGGAAAAATTCGGGGTAACTCCCGCAATGATTATTGCTAAATAATATTCAATATGCTTATTGTAATAACTACGTCACCAGGCTTTACTATTACTTTATTAATGTTTGAATTTTGTCTGACTGAAGATCCATCTTTTTGAACTCTGCTTATTTCTGGCATACACTTTATAGACAGGTGTACCCATAGTATGGTTTACTGAAACCATTTTAGCGTTTCTAAGTTTTTATAAAGCGATGGTCTTATCAATTGCCCTATTTGAGTAAAATCTTTGCGTGATAATTCATCTGATAAAAAATAATCAGCAAACGTCAGGTGATTCATAAAACGCCTTACAGACTTTTTCGGATCACGGAGAAGCTCAGGACGAGCTACAAATCAATTAGTAAAGGAAGCAAAAGTTTTTTTATAATTGATCAAAGTTAACATAGTATACATTTCAATGTAAAAACGCAATCGTAATAATAAAATAGCCCTTTACGTTTTTTTGGCGGTTGAAGTTAAATTATTTATTATTTTAGTTAACAATTTCTAATATTCTAACCAAAGCTAATTTATGGGCCTGAGACGCTTCTTCCTGATTTTTTGTATGCTGGCAATTTTTGTGTTTGCGCTTGTACAATGTACACAGGTAAAAAGTAAAAGTAATGATAGCAGAGGGCCTGCCTATGCAGGGAGTTCTACCTGCGTAAGTTGTCACAAAGACCTTACAGAATCTGCGGTTCACAATTCCCATTTTAATGCTTCAAAGATGTTGACCAAAACTAACTCTGCCGACAGCCTGCACATTCCTGATGGTGAGTTTATTTTTAATGAACAGACTAGAGTTCAGGTCAAAAATCGTGCTGATGGCCTTTATCAGTCTGCAATGATCAATGGAACTGATAGAAAAACTGAGCATACAGACATGGTTTTTGGCGCAGGAAACAGTGCTTATACATTCGCATATTGGTATGGTAAACAACTGATGCAAATGCCATTGAATTACCTGACCAAAGAACATCAATGGGTAAACAGCCCTGGTTTTCCTGATAACCAGATTTATTTTGGCAGGCCAATCATTTCGCGTTGTTTAGAATGCCATAGCTCCTTCGCTGATAAAAAGCTGGTACAGGGTGCTAATTTTTCGGTAACGGAAGAATATGTTAAAAACTCAGTTATTGCCGGTATAGATTGTGAACGTTGCCATGGCCCGGCGGCTCAGCATGTAACCTTTCATCAGGAAAATCCTACGGTAAAAAAGGCCAATTATATGGTGAGTTATAAAAAGCTGGCGCTATTGCGGAGAATAGATGTTTGTGGGGTATGCCATTCAGGGACGGGTATCAAAACCGTGAGTTCTACCTTTAGTTTTAAACCCGGGGACACGTTAAAAACACTACCCGAATATAGTGCTTATAGAGGAGAAGATCCTGACGTACATGGTAAACAAAAGCAGTTGCTTGAGGCTAGTATGTGTTATAAAATTGGTAAGGCAGAATGTATTACGTGCCACGATGTGCATGAGAATAAGAAACCTGATCTGGTAGTTTATTCCGCAAAATGTCTTAGCTGTCATCAGGACGTGAAACATGAAACATTGAAAGATAAAAACAAAGCTATGCTGGCAAAGAACTGTATCGACTGCCATATGCCGGTTAAAGAGTCTCACGCTATTGGTTTCCAGATGAGTAACAGTAAGGAAAAAATACCTTATAAACTGCGTACACACCGTATTGCGATTTATAATGATTTGATTAAGGGTAAATAATGCTTTAAGATATTTTACATCATAATACGCTGCCAAACTGAGGGTATACGATCACCTTTTGAGAAAGAGTTTAGTAACAGTAAACGGCAGACGATACATAAGCAGCAATAATCCGGTTTAGGCATTTTAATTATTATGTTCTTATTTCAATCAAATTGTTAACTTCGCCGAATCGTTTATAGGCTTCAGTAGATTATCATTCAAAATATGTTATAAACTAATAGCAAGTTGCCCTAAAACTATACCATAACTAATATCGATTTTGATTAAAAAAAATGAAATACATTCTTAGTGGTTTAAATAATTGTTTTTCAAGTAAGAATGACACCATCATACCTGAAATTTTTGCAGACAAGAAATTTAATGGCATTGATGGCCTTCGTGCGGTGTCTATTATAATAGTATTTGTGGGCCATTTCAATGTCCATTACTCACATATAGATTGGCTTGGAACTTTGCTTGAACGTGGAGGG
The sequence above is drawn from the Pedobacter cryoconitis genome and encodes:
- a CDS encoding DUF2784 domain-containing protein, giving the protein MNYLLLDWFFTLLHLIIIGFNLLGWIWQATRKLHLMVVALTLGCWLILGIWYGLGYCPITDWQWQIKEKLGEVNLPNSFIKYYADKISGQDISSSFIDIVTGVSFALAVILTIYMNFIKRKRI
- a CDS encoding cytochrome c3 family protein; this encodes MGLRRFFLIFCMLAIFVFALVQCTQVKSKSNDSRGPAYAGSSTCVSCHKDLTESAVHNSHFNASKMLTKTNSADSLHIPDGEFIFNEQTRVQVKNRADGLYQSAMINGTDRKTEHTDMVFGAGNSAYTFAYWYGKQLMQMPLNYLTKEHQWVNSPGFPDNQIYFGRPIISRCLECHSSFADKKLVQGANFSVTEEYVKNSVIAGIDCERCHGPAAQHVTFHQENPTVKKANYMVSYKKLALLRRIDVCGVCHSGTGIKTVSSTFSFKPGDTLKTLPEYSAYRGEDPDVHGKQKQLLEASMCYKIGKAECITCHDVHENKKPDLVVYSAKCLSCHQDVKHETLKDKNKAMLAKNCIDCHMPVKESHAIGFQMSNSKEKIPYKLRTHRIAIYNDLIKGK
- a CDS encoding RBBP9/YdeN family alpha/beta hydrolase, whose protein sequence is METKILIMPGLGGSGEKHWQSFWAKSFTNATRLEQENWDEPELDKWLGQLNTTLLKLDSPVILVAHSLAVSLVAHWAVKYTNSHIKGALLVAPADVDSPAHTPDSVRSFSPIPITKLPFPSIVITSENDPYVDVQRAGYFAAQWGSEFINIGLNGHINSDSNLGLWEEGQLILKRLF
- a CDS encoding SDR family oxidoreductase, giving the protein MNTNISGKVIVITGASSGIGLATAKKLSEQGAIVSLGARRMDKLEELVRAIETNGGQAIARRTDVSNRIDLENLVKDTVQEFGKVDVIVNNAGVMPLSLLESLKFDEWDQMIDVNIKGVLHGIAAVLPYFKAQKSGQVINVSSVAGHIVAPTSAVYSATKFAVRAISEGFRQEVKPYNIRTTIISPGLTESELSNTISVEQVKTSIDEMRKMSIPAISIANAIAYAIGQPEDVDTSEIIIRPTLQPM
- a CDS encoding RNA polymerase sigma factor, translated to MAIYTQLDDFALIELLKGDDESAFAEIYSRYAENMAGFACSKLYSLEDARDLIHDLFVKLWENRKQLAISSSLKTYLYLLVRHRIIDKIRKNITREEYADGLKYLRYAYHNSIEQKIYLKELEDTIEKSLNELSPRVKEIYQMSRVEELSIKEIAEKLGLAEQTVKNQLSTALKHLQKVLAQVSVTAFLYWIIS
- a CDS encoding GNAT family N-acetyltransferase — translated: MIKILRTDSENTDFVKLIKSLDEHLAEKHGDDHLFYDQFNKVDQIKHVVVAYENDEAIGCGAIKQYAPDTMEVKRMYTSPVARGKGIATNILTELEIWATELAYEKCILETEKRQVGAIELYKKNGYQIIPNYGQYAEIENSVCFEKEMIHIF
- a CDS encoding DUF2007 domain-containing protein, which produces MDKIVVFETFYNPIEANIVKSRLMDAEIQCFLSDENTIIMNPLYTQALGGVKLHLFERDVELARIILGETIPVLETTDEEEGEYVCPKCGSHNVGYVQATKRRFGILTMLISIAFFIYPFHVKKVHHCFNCLHEY
- a CDS encoding SDR family oxidoreductase — protein: MNKTILITGSSSGIGKATAIFFAEQGWKVIATMRKPEQGTELSALKNIWVHPLDVLDPVSIQKAVNEGIERFGKIDVLVNNAGYGAYGPLEVFERENIIRQFNTNVIGLLDVTKAVLPHFRANKDGIIINISSMGGKLTFPFGALYHGTKFAVEGISESLSFEVAAFGVKVKIIEPGATATDFAGRSFDFKNDESIDEYQGLMSRLMKMLNEIGENSVPARVVAEKIYEAATDGSDKLRYPATPDAVALLEKRDQEGDDVFITDFKKQLGLL